The following proteins are co-located in the Bacillus pumilus genome:
- the cdaS gene encoding sporulation-specific diadenylate cyclase CdaS, which translates to MLNRTNEEAMFKLEMKSHLMQIMMDARKIADSLDETEQCLLCDLESLHDQFNEMHAEASSFYLQSYMEEFTPGFAQFSLAIEHLSKQKHGALIVIQRRDEVEDFIQRGTNLHAKISASLIESIFYPGNPLHDGALLVKENTLVSAANVLPLTSKKVSPSLGTRHRAAIGLSGMTDALVLVVSEETGKMSFAKEGVLYPLTVKDPEIRK; encoded by the coding sequence ATGTTAAATCGCACAAACGAAGAAGCGATGTTTAAATTAGAAATGAAATCACATTTGATGCAAATCATGATGGATGCAAGGAAAATTGCCGATTCACTTGATGAGACGGAACAATGTCTTCTTTGTGACCTCGAATCATTGCATGATCAGTTTAATGAAATGCATGCAGAGGCTTCCTCGTTTTATTTACAATCATATATGGAGGAATTCACGCCTGGATTTGCTCAATTTTCGTTAGCGATTGAGCATTTATCTAAACAAAAGCACGGAGCGCTTATTGTGATTCAAAGGAGGGATGAAGTCGAGGATTTTATCCAAAGAGGCACAAACCTCCATGCGAAAATTAGTGCATCATTAATAGAAAGCATTTTCTATCCGGGAAATCCACTTCATGATGGTGCTCTTTTAGTGAAAGAAAATACACTCGTTTCCGCTGCAAATGTGCTGCCGCTCACCTCAAAAAAAGTCAGTCCTTCTCTTGGCACAAGACACAGGGCGGCCATCGGTCTTTCTGGGATGACCGACGCACTGGTTCTCGTTGTATCAGAAGAAACGGGAAAGATGTCGTTTGCTAAAGAAGGAGTGCTTTATCCGCTCACCGTGAAAGATCCGGAAATAAGAAAATAA
- a CDS encoding MATE family efflux transporter: MRETNSIRTKLTQFLTILIPILITQAGLSLITFLDTVMSGKVSAEDLAGVAIGSSIWTPVYTGLAGILMAVTPIVAQLMGADQKQDVPRAVFQAIYLSFLLSVVVIVIGTISVPFILGGLGLDPSVEDIARHFLSFLAFGIIPLFGYSVLRSFIDALGKTRVTMFVTLTALPINFVLNYLLIFGNFGLPKLGGAGAGLASAMTYWAIFIMSICIVIKAEPFASFRLFQKLPRFNISRMGQILKIGIPIGFAIFFETSIFAAVTLLMGHFDTVTIASHQAAMNFASILYILPLSISMALTIVVGFEAGAMRYKDAQIYSYIGIGTAVLFSLCTAALILLFRPEIAGLYTTDSAVLQLTQHFLIYAIFFQLSDAIAAPIQGALRGYKDVNYTLIAAFFSYWVIGLPAGYLIGTYTSFGAFGYWIGLIAGLAAGAIVLFIRLRLIEKRLIQLKHAPNH; the protein is encoded by the coding sequence ATGAGAGAAACAAATAGCATTCGAACAAAGTTGACACAATTTCTAACCATTTTGATCCCGATTTTAATCACACAAGCGGGTCTTTCGCTTATTACGTTTTTAGACACGGTGATGTCTGGAAAGGTGAGCGCAGAAGACCTTGCGGGTGTCGCGATCGGTTCCAGCATTTGGACACCTGTTTATACAGGGCTTGCCGGTATATTAATGGCCGTTACTCCGATTGTGGCCCAGCTGATGGGTGCAGACCAAAAACAAGACGTTCCTCGGGCTGTCTTTCAGGCCATCTATTTATCCTTTCTTTTAAGTGTCGTTGTGATCGTCATTGGAACGATTAGCGTCCCTTTCATATTAGGAGGACTTGGTCTTGACCCATCCGTTGAGGATATTGCCCGGCATTTTCTCAGCTTTCTTGCTTTTGGGATCATCCCGCTGTTTGGTTATTCAGTGCTGAGGTCATTTATTGATGCATTAGGGAAAACACGTGTGACGATGTTTGTTACGTTAACAGCACTTCCTATTAACTTTGTTTTAAATTATTTATTGATATTTGGGAATTTTGGCTTGCCAAAGCTAGGCGGTGCAGGGGCTGGCCTTGCATCTGCGATGACGTATTGGGCCATTTTCATCATGAGCATTTGTATTGTCATCAAGGCAGAACCATTTGCCTCATTTCGTTTGTTTCAAAAACTGCCTCGGTTCAACATCTCCCGTATGGGGCAAATACTGAAAATCGGTATCCCTATTGGGTTTGCGATCTTTTTTGAAACGAGCATTTTCGCAGCTGTCACGCTTTTAATGGGTCACTTTGATACCGTGACGATCGCCAGTCACCAAGCAGCAATGAACTTTGCTTCTATCTTATACATTTTACCGCTTAGTATTTCAATGGCTTTAACGATCGTCGTTGGCTTTGAAGCCGGTGCCATGCGGTATAAAGACGCACAAATCTACAGCTATATTGGAATTGGAACTGCTGTTTTATTCTCATTATGTACGGCAGCACTCATTTTGTTATTTAGACCAGAGATCGCAGGTTTATATACAACTGACTCGGCTGTTTTACAGCTGACACAGCACTTTTTGATTTACGCAATCTTTTTCCAGTTGTCAGATGCGATCGCTGCACCGATTCAAGGGGCTCTTCGCGGCTATAAAGATGTGAACTATACACTCATTGCAGCTTTTTTCTCTTACTGGGTCATCGGGCTTCCTGCCGGCTACCTGATTGGCACATATACCTCATTTGGGGCGTTCGGCTATTGGATCGGTCTCATTGCAGGGCTTGCCGCTGGTGCAATCGTCCTCTTTATCCGTCTCAGGTTGATTGAAAAACGACTGATTCAACTTAAACATGCACCCAATCATTAA